The Natribaculum luteum genome contains the following window.
CGACTTGAGACCGACGCCCCACCAGATGTCGACCGACTCGACCTCGACGAACGACTGGGCGGCGATCGCCGCTGCGCCGGTGAGAAAACCCGGCGTCGCGCCGGCCCCACAGACGAACGTGATACCCGACTCCTCGAACGCCGCCGTTCGCTCGTCGAGCATCCCGATCACGCGCGAACGCTTGAGAACGTCCACGAGGACACCCTCGTAGTCGGCGTCGACGAACCGATCCGCAACTCGAGGGATGAAGTCGTGTTCGTAGTTCGGCAGGGCGACGAGCACGGCGTCGATCTCCTCACTCACGTCGATGACGTCGCCGATCGCGTCCTCCGTGGGACGGGCCTGCTCCGAGGCGACGACGCCTTTGTCCTCGCCGTGTTGTTTGACTGTGGCCGCGCCGCCATCGGCTGCGACCTCGTTGTCGATATTCCCTTCGGTGGCGTCGAGCAGTTCCTCGACGTCAAGTCCGTCGAAGTCGACCGCGACGCCGTGGCGGTCACACGCCGCGACGGGGGTCAGGCCGTCTTTGTGCTGGCTGACCTCGAGCGTTCGTCGTCCGATACCGCCGGTTCCGAGTACTGCGAAGTTGACGTCGTCCATGGCGTGTCGTGTCGTCTGCTGTCGTCATACTACTGGACAACAGTCAGTGAATACTCGATCGCGTCTCGCCGTCTGTCGCCGCTGGCGACAGCGTCTCGAGTGCGATCGATGTCTGAACCGTTTTGTCCAGCAGTATCAGTCGTCGCTCGATTCTACGCTGGCGTTGCTCTCGACGGTGCCGACGGCGGGCTCGACCGGGTCGTCCCGACCGCGAGCTTTCACGGCCTCGGGATCGAAGTCGTTTACCGATCGGTTGGGCTCGAGCCCGGCGCGTTCGACGATCTCGATGTCCTCGCCGGGCGACTGCCCCTCCGTCGAGAGGTAGTCGCCGGTGAGGATGCCGTCCGCACCCGCCTCGAGCGGCAGATGCTGTTCGTCGGGGGCGAGGTTCGCCTCCCTGCCACCGGTGAGGCGCACTCGAGCCTCCGGGTGCAAGAGTCGGTAGACTGCGACCGTCTTGACGATCTCCTCGGTCGTGATCTCCGGCGTCTCGCCGCCGAGTTCGGTGCCGGCGATGGGGTTGAGGACGTTCACCGGCAGCGAGGAGATCCCGATCTCCTGTAAGGCGATGGCAGCGTCGACCCGATCGGTGGGCGTCTCGCCCATCCCGAGGATGACGCCCGCACAGAGGTCCATGCCGGCCTCCCTGGCCACCTCGAGGGTGGCGACGCGGTCTTCGAACTCGTGTGTGCCGACGACCTCGGGGAAGTAGTTCGGCGAGGTCTCGATGTTGTGATTGTAGTGCTGGATACCCTCGTCGGCCAGAATCGCGGCTTCCTCCTCGGTGAGGATGCCGAGCGAGGCGTCGATCTCGAGGTCACACTCCTCGCGAACCAGCCGGATGGCCTCGAGGACCTCCGCCCACTCCTCGGGGCGCTTCTCTTTCGAGACGCCCCGTTCCGCGACGACGATGCCGAATCGCTGGGCGCCGTCGTGTTCGGCGCGTTTCGCGGCCTCGAGGACTGCCTTCGGGCCGATGAAGTCGTACGTCTCGATGCCCGTATCGAAGTGGACCGACTGCGCACAGAAGCCGCAGTCTTCCGCGCAGTTGCCCGCCTTCGCGTTGACGATCGAGCAGGCGTCGACCGTGCCGTCGCCGAAATGATCGCGAACGGCGGCTCCCGCCTCCGCGAGCGGTTCGACAGGCTGGGCGATCAGCGCCAACCCGTCAGTTCGATCGAGTTGCTCGCCGGCGAACACCCGCTCGAGTGCGTCGTCTACCGTCCGATTTCCCGTCTCGTAAACCACGGCCTAGCGATTGGTTGACGTAACTATAATCGTTGTGGTACGTCACAAATTTCGTCACGTTCGGGCCACAGCGACGGTCCGATAGCCGAACGTCGAGGTCGATGAGCCAGACGCCGGCTCGATCGTCAACCGATCGCACTCACCGCGGCGTCTCCGCGCCCCACTTCTCGAGGGCCGTCGCCAGCTCGTCGTGGTCGTCGGCGTACTCCTCGAGCGGGACGCCCGCCATCGAGGCGTCGACGGACTGCCTGAGCGCCCTCGCGCCGGTTCGAGTGCCGTCCGGGTGGCCGTGGATGCCGCCACCGGCCTGGACGATAATGTCCGTCCCCAGCGCCTCGAGCAACTGGTCGACGACGCCCGGGTGGAGGCCGCCGGAGGCGACCGGCAGGACGGGATTCAGCCCGTACAGGTCCGACGTGAGCCACTCGTTGATCCCCGGCGTGTCCTCGTTCTCGAGTTTGCCCAGTCCCGCGGTGCCGGTGTGGAGGTGATCGACGCCACAGAGGCGGGCGATCTGTGCGAGTACGCGCATCGAGACGCCGTGGTACTCGAGTCGGTCGAAGGCGGCGTGCATCGCGCGGTGGGCGTGGATCGCGAGACCGTGGTCGGCGGCGCGCTCGCGGACCGACTGGACGGCCGACCAGCCCGACGTGATTACGTCGACCATGACGAAGCCGCCGCCGTGTTCGGCGACGAGGTCGACCCGTTCTAGCATCTCCGTCGTCTCCCCGGTGACGTTGACGAGGTAGTCTTTGCGTTCGCCCGTCTCCTCCTGGGCGCGGTCGCGCGCGGCGAGGCTCTCGGCGAGGCGATCCTCGAACGGGTTGAACGCCTGGTCGGTGAGGTTCTCGTCGTCTTTCAGCAGGTCGACGCCACCGAGCCACGCCTCCTCGCCGACGCGGGCGTGTGCCGCCGTCGAGAGGCCGACCTTCGGCTTCGGCACCGTCGCAAGCACGGGGCGGTCGTCCGCGTCGAGTTTTTCCGTCGCCACGTCTGGCCCGAACAGTGGGCCCGGGAATCCCTCGACGATCGTCTCGGGCCAGCGACAGTCCTCGAGTCGGATCGTCTCGACAGCCTTCATCCCCATGATGTTGCCCGCGATACACGAGAGGATCTGCGCCATGCTCCCCTCCTCGAACAGGTCGGCGGGGTAGGCCACGGTGATCTCGTCGCCGTCGATTCCGCAGGCGACCGCCCCGAGGTCGGTGAACTCGTCCTCGTCGACGTGGAGGGCGGCCCAGGTCCCGTTCGACGATTCGGAGGCGACGCGACTCGCCGCGCTCTCCATCGACATCCCTTCGCCCGGTTCGACGGTAAACTCACAGACCAGCTCGGTCTCCGACGGTTCGTACTCGAGGTCGAGGAAGTCGTCGTACTCGATTCCAGTCATCGTGATTTCGTCGGTTCACTGCCCGGCGCAATAGCGCTTGTGCCGACGGCTTCGACGCGGCCGTTCACACACGACCTCGACCTGTCGAGTCCAGTTGTGAACGACCGCCCGCGGGTGAGAGCAGGTCACCGTTCTCCTTGACGCTCGGTTCCTGTCGACTCGCAGTACCGGAACGCTCGCCGATCACGGTTCTCGTGTGGTCTGTGGTTCCGATCTCGGCGAGAAACCCGCTGACGACGCCGGTTTCTACGAGCGCGTTTCGCCCGCTCGTCGAACACATAATGGTTCAGTTGAGTGACCGTACCAAAATTTAAAGTTTTTGGCCGGTGTAGAAGCCAAAAGCGAGGACATGACCGACAGTACGACGGACGAGAAATCCGGGGAGGGGATGGTGGAACTCGGTCCCAGCGCCGACGAGCTCTTTGGCGACCTCGAGGACGAGTCCCTCGAAATCGACGAGGACGATCGATCGGCCACCGAGACGAGCGCCGAAGACGACGGGATCGAAGACCGGACGGCCACCGACGTATTCGACCAACTTCGCGCCGAAGGGGACGCGACGCTCGATACCGATTCGGTCCTCGTCGACGAGAGTCCCGAGGAGATCATCGCCAGCGCCGACGAAGACGCCGACGAGGACGAATCCGACCTCGACGACGCGCTCGTCGACGAGGCAGCACTCGACGAGTTGCTCCTCACCGGGCGGACGAAAGAAGACGAGTTCCTCTGGATCGACAGCGACACGGAAGGGGCGTCGTCTGCAGACGACCACGAATCGACGACGGCGACCGACTCCGACGCCGAGACGGAGCCAGCTGCGGCGTCGACGGCCGAATCAGACGACGTCGAGCAGTTCACGGACGAACTCGCCGATGAGGGGGCGACCGAAGACGAACTCTCGAGTGAGACCGTCGACGAAGGCGAGTCGACGGACGACCTCGAACCGGAGCCGAGCGTCGACGACGTGGTCGACGACGAGTCGATCGAGGACGACGCGTCGAGCAATCTCGAGGACGAGATAGCCGACACACTCGAGGACGAGACCGACGACTCGTCTGCCGACGAGATGGCCGAAACGGATTCCGAAGCGGACGAAGACGCCGATGCCGACGAAACCGACGACGACGGACCGTCCGGGTTCTTCGGCTGGCTTCGCGCGAAACTCGGGGCCATTTTTTAATGGACCGGTGTCGGAATCGTTTTTCGGCCGGCCGTAATACATTCACGTATGGACGAGACCGACGAACTCGAGCGGATTCGTGAGAAGAAGCGAGAAGAGCTGCGCAAGCGCGCCGAGCGCGAACAGCAGGCCGCCTCGAGTCCCGACACGCCGGTTTCGGTGACGGGATCGGGGCACTTCCAGGAGGTCGTCGACCGTCACCCGATCGTCCTCGTGGACTTCTACGCCGACTGGTGTGGGCCCTGCCAGATGCTCGCGCCGACGCTCGAGACGATCGCCGCGGAGACGACGGCGACCGTCGCGAAAGTCGACACCGACGCCCACCAGCGGCTCGCCCAGCAACACGGCGTGCAGGGACTGCCGACGCTGGTGCTCTTCGTCGACGGCGAACCGGTCGAACGACTCGTCGGCATGCAAAACGAGGCGACGCTCCGGCAGGTAATCTCGAACCACCAGCCAGCGTAGAACCGAAAACGGAGAGACGAGAGCCGGTTACAGGAACTCTTCGATGTGGTCGGCGACCTCCTCGGGAGTGTCGCCGACTGGGACGCCCGCGTCGTTCAGGGCGTTGATCTTGCTCTCTGCCGTGCCGGTGCCGGAGCCGGAGACGATCGCGCCGGCGTGACCCATGCGCTTTCCTGGCGGGGCCGTGCGACCAGCGATGAAGCCGGCGACGGGCGTGTCGACGTGTTCGTCGATGTAGGCCGCGGCCTGCTCTTCGTCCTCGCCGCCGATCTCACCGCACATGACGATGGCTTCCGTCTCGGGGTCGTTCTCGAAGAGCTCGAGCGCGTCGATGAAGCTCGTGCCGATGATCGGGTCGCCACCGATGCCGATCGCGGTAGTCTGCCCGATTCCGCGCTGGGTGAGGCTATCGACGACCTGGTAGGTCAGGGTGCCCGAGCGGGAGACGAGGCCGACGTTACCCGACTCGAAGATGTTGCCGGGCAGGATGCCCAGCTTGGACTCGCCGGGGGTGATGAGGCCGGGACAGTTCGGGCCGATGAGACGGGTGTCCGTCTCGGTGAGGCGCTTGTTGACTTTGGCCATGTCCTGGGTCGGGATACCCTCGGTGATGGCGACTGCCAGATCGAGGTCCGTATCGAGAGCCTCGAAGATCGCGTCACCGGCGAACGCCGGCGGGACGAAGATGACCGAGGTGTCGGCGTCTTCCTCCTCGACGGCCTGGTCGACGGTGTCGTAGACGGGGACGCCGTCGACGTCCTGGCCACCTTTGCCGGGGACCGCACCGGCGACCACGTTGGTGCCGTACTCCATCATCTGGCGGGCGTGGAACTTGCCCTCGCCGCCAGTGATGCCCTGTACCACGACGCGAGTGTCTTCGTCGACGAGTACGCTCATTATTCGTTCACCTCCTCAGCGTACTCGACAGCACGCTGGACCGCATCCTCGAGGGTCTGTTCGACCGTCACGAGGTCCTCGTTGAGAATTTCCATACCTTCCTCCCAGTTGGTGCCGGCCAGACGGACGACGACCGGCTTGGGGATCTCGTCGAACTGCTCGAGTGCTTCGTTGATCCCTTTGGCGACCTCGTCGCCGCGAGTGATGCCGCCGAAGATGTTGAAGACGACGCTCTCGACGTTGTCGTCGGAAAACACCATATCGAGTGCGTTCGCGATCCGATCGGCTTTCGCGCCGCCACCGACGTCGAGGAAGTTCGCGGGCTCGCCGCCGTAGTAGTCGACGAGGTCGAGCGTGGTCATGACGAGACCGGCACCGTTGCCGATGATCCCCGTGTTGCCCTCGAGTCGGACGTAGTCGAAGCCGTACTCGTCGGCCTTCTGCTCGAGTTCGTCGCCGCCGGCGGCCTCCTCTTCCATCTCGGCGAGTTCGGGCTGGCGGAACAGCGCGTCCTCGTCGATGTTCATCACGGCGTCGGCCGCGATGACCTCGTCGTCAGAAGTGACCATCAGCGGGTTGATCTCGGCGTCGCTGCCGTCTTTTTCCTCCCAGAGATCGTACAGCGTCGAGAGGACGCTCGAGACGCCACGAGCGAGGTCGCAGTCGACGCCCGCGTCGTAGACGGCCTTGCGTGCCTGGTAGGGCATCATGCCGAAGGAGGGGTCGACGTGTTCGCGCGCGATCGCGTCGGGGTCCTCCTCGGCGACCTCCTCGATGTTGACGCCGCCTTTCGTCGAGACCATCGCGACGGGCTTGCCCTCGCCGCGGTCCATCGTGATTCCGACGTAGAGTTCGTCAGTGAAGTCGACTGCCTGCTCGACCAGCACGCGGTCGACGTAGTAGCCTTTGAGATCCATCCCGAGAATGGCGTCGGCCGCCTCACGGGCTTCCTCCTCGTCCTCGGCGAGTTTGATCCCGCCGGCCTTTCCGCGGCCGCCGACCTGTACCTGCGCCTTGATCGCGACCGGGTAGCCGATCTCCTCGGCCGCGGCCAGGACGCCGTCGACGTCCGAAGCCAATTTCGACTCCGGCGTCGGGATTCCGGCATCGGCGAAGACCTGCTTCGCCTGATACTCGTGCAGTTTCATGCGCACTCGAAAGGCGGATTCCTCCCCGCTTAAATCCTGCCAGTTTGTCTCGCGCTCATTCCGCTTCTTTTATACGACCTCGTCCGTACTGGGCCGACGGCGGAGCCGTCGCAGCGACCGGCTCGAGTGCGTCGACACGAGAGAACGCGCGCCTGAGACTACTGGACAACAGTCAGTAATACTACTGGACAACAGTCAGTACACTCCTGATCGCGACTCGACGGCTGTCGCCACCGGCGACAGCGTCTCACGTGCGATCAGTGTGTGACCCTTTTGCCGGCAGTACGAAAAAGCGGTCCCGTTCACGTCCGGCTGACGTTATCTGTGCACCCCCGTTCCGTGACGCGGGACCGAGCCACCCCCCACCACCTACCGCAGGCAGTATCACGTACGAGCGCCATATCAGTGTATTCCACACACGATGTGCACGCCGTGCACGGATCGCCAGCGTTACGCGAGGGGCTCTGCGTCTCTCCTGTACGCCTCGTACCGCTCCGTCGCCCACTCCCTGACGTCGTCGTCCGTCGACTCGAGCAACGCCTGCGGAATGCCGGCCTCGTCGTGGACGCCGATCTGGACGGCGTCGTCGAGGATGCCCAGGTAGTACGGAACCTCGCCGTCGTACTGGTAGATCGTGACGTTCTCCAGGTCGGCCAGCGACTCGAAGTGCTCGCGAAGAGTCGGGGTCGACTGCACCGTCTCGACGACCTCGTCAGCGAGGACGATCTCCGCGGTGGCTCCCGATTCGGCGGCCGACCGCGCCGTCTCGAGTGCGTCTGCCGACGTCGCGGGAAGGACCGCTCTCGTGCGTGCGGTCGTCGTCAGCGTCTTCAGATGACTCTCGACCGGCGCGTACGGGTTCGCGGCCGTCGCCTCGACGACCGTCGCGTCGACCAGCGCCTGCGGATCGACGTCCAGGGGAACGTCTGCCTCAGTAAGTTGGCTCAACACGGCTTTCGCTCGCTCGATAAACGCCACCGTCTCGGTCATCTCGCCGATGCCCGTCGCGACGAGTTCTCCCGCGATCGTGATCTCGTATCCGTCGGCGACCGAGTGAACCAGCCCGCGTTCCTCGAGTGCGTCGAGGTTTCGCTGTACAGTCGTCCGAACGACGCCGATCTCTCGCCGTAACTCCGCACTGGTCAGGGACCCGCATTCGGTCAGTGCCTCGAGAATTCGTACCCGACAGGTAGAGCGGACGAGAAACTCGATCTCAGCTAGCGACTCCCTCCCCATACGTTCGACCGATATATTTACACATCGATACTTTAGCTCTATCGGCCGTTCTGGCACCGAGAAGCCAACCATTCGTCGGTATTACAACAGCATGGTACTCCGTGGCCGATTCGTATCTCGAGAGAAACGACCGCTCGACGAGGTGTGGCTGTCGCCAGGTGCAGCGGAGACCCACTCGATCTCCGATCGCTGGCTCGCGACGAACTCGAGTGCTTCCGTTCGTGGCCGGTCGACCCTGCGGTCCGTTACTGGTCTGACTCGAGATTTCGATCGCCGGATCGAACGGTCACCACCGGGACCGGACTGGTGCGGACCACCTTCTCGGTGACGCTTCCCAGGAGGTAGCGCTCGATACCGCCACGGCCGTGCGTGCCCATCACGACGAGGTCGACGTCGTGGTCGTCGACGTACGTGCCGATCTCCCGCCAGGGTGAGCCGCGTTCGACTGCCGTCACGACGTCGACCCCCTCGCCCTCTTCCCGGGCGCGCTCTGCGGCGTCGTCGACGACGGTCCGGGTCGCCTCGATGGCTTCGGCGGGAGACGTGAGCACGTCGAACCCGATCCCGGTCGTGTCGACGACGGAGACGACGTGCAACGTCGCATCGTTTCGGTCGGCGACCTCGACGGCGACCTCGAGCGCGCTCGCGGCGACGTCGCTCCCGTCGGTCGGCAGGAGGACGGTCTCGTACGACGGTAACGCCCCCGGTTCACGGACCGTCAGGACCGGCACGTCGGCGGATCGAATCACCTGCTCTGTGACGCTCCCGAGTCGGTGCTGTCCAGGGTCGCCGCTGTGGGCACCCATCACGACGAGGTCGATCTCGTACGCGGTCGCGTACTCACAGATCGCCTCCGCCGGGTGGCCCTGGACGACGTCGTCTCGTACGGAGACGCCTCGCTCTCTCGCTCGCTCGACCGCCGCCGTGACGATCTCTTCGCCTTCGCTCTCGAGGACGTCGCGGACGCTCCCCTCGATTCGAACGAGACTCGGTTCGTTCGTGTCCGCGACGTACAGCACGTGGCATTCCGCGTCGTGGCGCGACGCGACCTCGAGTGCGTGGTCGACGGCGAGGTCGGCCGTCTCGCTCCCGTCGGTCGGGACCAGGATTCGGTCGTACATACTGCCACTAGCGTTCGCGTCTACCTTAACCGTGGTTCGATCACCGTCGTTCGTTTTCGATGGCGAACCGATCGGGTATCGAACTGTCAACCCGGGAGAAACAGGTTGAGAAACGCCACGACGAGTCCCGCAAGTCCCATGCGGACGCCAGCGACGATCCAGTTCTGTTTCGAGATCGACCCGAGGTACGCGCCGAAGCTGAACAACACGAGTACGCCGATCGCGATGCCGACGAGCGTCGCCTCGAGCAGCGACAGGTAGATCTCGTGGAGCAAGAACGGGAGCAGCGGGAGGATGATGCCGATCAGCGGACCGATGCCGCTGGCGACCGCGTTGACTTTCCGCGCGCCGACCTGGTCTCGCTGGACTTTCGTGTCCTCGAGGTCGGTCAGCATGGCACGTTCGATCCGCACGATCTCGGCTTGTTTTTCGGCCCGTTCGATCTCCCAGACGCTCCAGACGCCCGACGTTCCCAGCCCGACGGCCGCCCCGAGGCCGATCTTGAACACCGTGAGGCCGTCTGGGACGCCCGACAGGTACGCGCCGACGATGACGCCGATGCTCGTCAGCGTGCCGTCGAAGCCGTTAGAGATGAAGTACCGCCGCGAGATCGACCTGACGTCCTCCTTGCGGAGCAGTTCGCGAATGTCGGCCATCGTCGCAGCTCAGCGGTCCTGGGGCGTTTCGCTCTGTTCGATCACGCGCTCGCCGCAGACGACCTCGTCGATCGAGTGGACCGTCCCGCCGAGTTCCTCGACCGTCTCCTCGACGACCTCGGCGTCGATCGCGTCGCCCTCGAGCGTGAGTTTGAGATTCTGCACTTCGCGATCCGTCTCCACCAGCACCGCGTTGACGCCGTCGACGCCGTCACACGCCGCGACGGTCTCTGCGAACTCGACGATGCCCGGTTCGTGCGGTTTCAGGAGATCGAGAACGAGCCGCTGTATCGGTACGGTCACGACGTCCTCCGATTCGACCCGGGTGCTCTTATTGATACTGGACGCTCATCGATTGGCCGGCGCGTTCGGCACCATGCGTCTGACGAGAGTCGCGACGCCGAGATAGGCGGGGAGACAGACGACGAGGACGCCGACGAGGAGCGCCCAGTCTTCGAGTCCGAGCGGAACCGTTCCAAAGTACCGATTCAGCGGCGTGTACAGTACCGACAGCTGAAGGAGGATCGACGTGACGACGGCGACCGAGAGCCACGGGTTCGACAGCATCGGCGTGTCGCGCAGCCAGCGGATGACGTACAGCCCCAGGAGCTCGAGGAAGACGAAGCCCGTGAACACCATCGTCATCGTGTACGGCGTGGTCTCGGGGGCTCCTTCGAGAGTGTAGATCATGAGCGCGAGCAGTACGACAGTGGTCACGGTCCCCATCCCGCCGATCAGCCCGAGCATCGGCTTGCCGACGATTCCCTGATCGGGCTCGCGTGGCGGTCGGTCCATCACGTCTTCACTTGCGGGATCGGCCCCGAGGGCGAGCGCCGGCAGGCCGTCGGTCATCAGGTTGATCCACAGTAGCTGGACGGCGGGGAGGATGAGGTAGCCGTACAGCGAGGCGATGAAGACCAGCGCGACCTCGGCGACGTTCGCGCTGAGGAGGTAGGCGACGAACTTCCAGATGTTGTCGAAGATCGCCCGGCCGCGCTCGACGGCGCGCTCGATCGTCGCGTAGTTGTCGTCCATCAGGACGATGTCGGAGGCCTGTTTGGCGACGTCGGTCCCGCGAATCCCCATCGCGACGCCGATGTCGGCGTTTTTCAGCGCCGGCGCGTCGTTGACGCCGTCACCTGTCATCGCGACGTCGTGGCCGTTCGCCTGCAGTGCTCGCAGGATCCGAACCTTGTGGCTGGGCGAGGTCCGGGCGAAGACGTCGACCTCCTCGACGCGCTCGCGAAGCGTCTCGTCGTCCATCGCCTCGAGGTCGCGACCCTCGAGTACCGACGTCCCGATGCCCAGCGATTCTGCGATCGCTCTCGCCGTCCGAACGTTGTCGCCGGTCACCATGTTCACGGCGATGCCGGCGCGTTTCGTCGCCGCGACCGCGTCGGCGACCTCCTCGCGGGGCGGATCGATCATGCCCACGATCCCCACGAACACGAGTCCGTCCTCGAGGTCCTCGCCGTCGTCGGGGTCCTCGAGGTACGCCATCGCCAGCACGCGGAGGGCGTCGTCGGCGAACGCCTGGACCCGCGACTCGATCCGGTCGCGGGCGTCGTCGGTCATCGCCGTCGGGCCGTCGGCGGTGAGCACCCGATCGCAGTTCGAGACGACGACTTCGGGTGCACCTTTGACGTAGCCCACGTCGTCGTGGACGGTCCCCATCCACTTTCGTTCGGAGGAGAACGGGACCTCGTCGGTCCGCGGGTGCTCCTCGCGGAGCGTCGCGACGTCGAGTCCTCGCTTTTCGGCCACCTCGACGAGCGCCCGCTCGGTCGGGCCGCCCTCGTCGGCCGTCGAGTCGTTACACAGCGCCGCGATCCGCAAGAGCAGTTCCTCGCGATCGGTGGCTTCGCCCTCTCGATCCTGGACGTCGACGACGGTGTCGTTCAGCCAGAGCCTGCTGACCGTCATCTGGCCTTTCGTGAGCGTCCCCGTCTTGTCCGTACAGACGACGTCCACGGAGCCAAGCGCCTCGACCGACGGGAGACGCCGGACGAGCGCGTCCGCCTCGGTCATCTTCCGGACCCCCAGCGCGAGGGTGAGCGTCACCACTGCCGGCAGTCCCTCTGGGACCGCGGCGACGGCGAGTGACACTGCGGTAAGCGCGGCCTGGATCGCCCCGACCCCTCGAACGAGCAACAGCGGGACGACGAGCGCAGCCAGCACGAGCACGCCGATTCCGAGGTTGCGGCCGAGCACGTCCAGCTCCTCCTGCAGCGGTGTCCGCGTCTCTGCCGTCGACGCCAGTTCCTCCGCGATCGCGCCGACTTCCGTCTCCATGCCGGTCGCCGTGAGTACGGCGACGCCCTTGCCGCGGGCGACGTTCGTCCCCTTGTACACCATGCTCTCGCGTTCGGCGAGCGGCGTCTCGTGATCGACCGGCGACGACGACTTCGAGACCGGCACGCTCTCCCCCGTGAGTGCGGCCTCGTCGACCACGAGATCGGTCGCCTCGAGTAGCCTGCCGTCGGCGGGAACGACGTCGCCGCCGCGCAACAGGACGACGTCGCCAGGGGCGAGTTCCGTGGCGTCGACCTCGGTCGCCTCGCCGTCTCGGCGGACCGTCGCCGTCGGCGCGGCGAGTTCCCGAAGCGACTCGAGACTTCGTTCGGCCCGGTAGTCCTGAATGAAGCCGAAGATTCCGTTCGCCACGACGATGATGCTGATCAGGACAGCGTCGACGGTGTTTCCCGCCCAGACCGAGAGGACGACGGCACCCAGGAGCACCCAGATGAGCGCGCTGTCGAACTGGGCGACGAAGATGTCGAGCGACGTCCGCTTTTCGCCCCGAACGACGTCGTTTTCGCCGTACTCCTCGAGTCGTCGACTGGCTTCTTCGGGAGACAGCCCGTCCCATCGCGTCTCGAGGTCGTCCAGAACCTCGGTCGCGTCTCGAGCGTGTGCTGGATCGGACACTGTCTACGTCTTCTATTCCGGTCCCCATGGGTGTATCCCTCTGTCACGTCGTCGCCGCTCGAGTTGCGTCCGAGCGACGCTTGGCCGGGGTCGGAGTCGGCCCGATACCACTCGAAACGCTCATTCGTCTGCTGTCTCTACGTTCCCCAATGGCGACGTGGGTCGACGTCCTCGTGACGGCCTTCGTGTTGCAACTTCTCGCGCTCCCCGGCGAGAAAGGCCAGCTCGTGATCGCCGGGCTCGCAACGAAGTACAACCCGTACGCGGTCGTCGCCGGCGCAGCGACGGCGTTCGGTGGGTGGACGCTCCTCGAGATCTACCTGGGCCAGGCGCTTCAGGGAGCACTCCCGGAACTGTACCTCGACGTGATCACCGCGGGACTGTTCGTGGCGTTTGCGATCTGGATTCTGTACTCGCGGATCGACGACCTGACTGCCGACGCGTCGACGTCCGAACCCGCCACCAACGGCGATTCGGACTCCGTCGCGAACGGCGGCCAGCGCACACTCGAGCACGCGTCGGATGCTATCTCGTCGTCGACGACCGGCTACCTCTCGTCGTTCTCGGCGATGGCGTTTGCCGAATTCGGCGACAAGACCCAGCTCGTCACGATCAGCCTCGCCGTCCAGTACGGGGCACACCCCGCGATCTGGGTCGGCGAGATGCTCGCGATCGTTCCCGTGAGCCTGGCGACGGCGCTCGTGTTCGACCGGGTCGCACACTACTTCAACCTCGTGTGGGTTCACCGCGCGGCGGCAGCGATGTTTCTGCTGTTCGCAGCCGA
Protein-coding sequences here:
- a CDS encoding transcriptional regulator, with product MDDVNFAVLGTGGIGRRTLEVSQHKDGLTPVAACDRHGVAVDFDGLDVEELLDATEGNIDNEVAADGGAATVKQHGEDKGVVASEQARPTEDAIGDVIDVSEEIDAVLVALPNYEHDFIPRVADRFVDADYEGVLVDVLKRSRVIGMLDERTAAFEESGITFVCGAGATPGFLTGAAAIAAQSFVEVESVDIWWGVGLKSGYEDNRGTVREDIAHLEEYDIETARELGDEEIEEIVDEHDGVIEFNDMEHADDVLLERAGICDAEDVTVGGILDVRSDEKPTTTTVRVTGTTFDGETGTNAFELDDATSMEANVNGPALGYLKAAVRRNRAGEYGVLGPTELMPGF
- the trxA gene encoding thioredoxin is translated as MDETDELERIREKKREELRKRAEREQQAASSPDTPVSVTGSGHFQEVVDRHPIVLVDFYADWCGPCQMLAPTLETIAAETTATVAKVDTDAHQRLAQQHGVQGLPTLVLFVDGEPVERLVGMQNEATLRQVISNHQPA
- the rbcL gene encoding type III ribulose-bisphosphate carboxylase — encoded protein: MTGIEYDDFLDLEYEPSETELVCEFTVEPGEGMSMESAASRVASESSNGTWAALHVDEDEFTDLGAVACGIDGDEITVAYPADLFEEGSMAQILSCIAGNIMGMKAVETIRLEDCRWPETIVEGFPGPLFGPDVATEKLDADDRPVLATVPKPKVGLSTAAHARVGEEAWLGGVDLLKDDENLTDQAFNPFEDRLAESLAARDRAQEETGERKDYLVNVTGETTEMLERVDLVAEHGGGFVMVDVITSGWSAVQSVRERAADHGLAIHAHRAMHAAFDRLEYHGVSMRVLAQIARLCGVDHLHTGTAGLGKLENEDTPGINEWLTSDLYGLNPVLPVASGGLHPGVVDQLLEALGTDIIVQAGGGIHGHPDGTRTGARALRQSVDASMAGVPLEEYADDHDELATALEKWGAETPR
- the bioB gene encoding biotin synthase BioB, whose amino-acid sequence is MVYETGNRTVDDALERVFAGEQLDRTDGLALIAQPVEPLAEAGAAVRDHFGDGTVDACSIVNAKAGNCAEDCGFCAQSVHFDTGIETYDFIGPKAVLEAAKRAEHDGAQRFGIVVAERGVSKEKRPEEWAEVLEAIRLVREECDLEIDASLGILTEEEAAILADEGIQHYNHNIETSPNYFPEVVGTHEFEDRVATLEVAREAGMDLCAGVILGMGETPTDRVDAAIALQEIGISSLPVNVLNPIAGTELGGETPEITTEEIVKTVAVYRLLHPEARVRLTGGREANLAPDEQHLPLEAGADGILTGDYLSTEGQSPGEDIEIVERAGLEPNRSVNDFDPEAVKARGRDDPVEPAVGTVESNASVESSDD
- the sucC gene encoding ADP-forming succinate--CoA ligase subunit beta; protein product: MKLHEYQAKQVFADAGIPTPESKLASDVDGVLAAAEEIGYPVAIKAQVQVGGRGKAGGIKLAEDEEEAREAADAILGMDLKGYYVDRVLVEQAVDFTDELYVGITMDRGEGKPVAMVSTKGGVNIEEVAEEDPDAIAREHVDPSFGMMPYQARKAVYDAGVDCDLARGVSSVLSTLYDLWEEKDGSDAEINPLMVTSDDEVIAADAVMNIDEDALFRQPELAEMEEEAAGGDELEQKADEYGFDYVRLEGNTGIIGNGAGLVMTTLDLVDYYGGEPANFLDVGGGAKADRIANALDMVFSDDNVESVVFNIFGGITRGDEVAKGINEALEQFDEIPKPVVVRLAGTNWEEGMEILNEDLVTVEQTLEDAVQRAVEYAEEVNE
- the sucD gene encoding succinate--CoA ligase subunit alpha — encoded protein: MSVLVDEDTRVVVQGITGGEGKFHARQMMEYGTNVVAGAVPGKGGQDVDGVPVYDTVDQAVEEEDADTSVIFVPPAFAGDAIFEALDTDLDLAVAITEGIPTQDMAKVNKRLTETDTRLIGPNCPGLITPGESKLGILPGNIFESGNVGLVSRSGTLTYQVVDSLTQRGIGQTTAIGIGGDPIIGTSFIDALELFENDPETEAIVMCGEIGGEDEEQAAAYIDEHVDTPVAGFIAGRTAPPGKRMGHAGAIVSGSGTGTAESKINALNDAGVPVGDTPEEVADHIEEFL